Genomic DNA from Telopea speciosissima isolate NSW1024214 ecotype Mountain lineage chromosome 2, Tspe_v1, whole genome shotgun sequence:
GCattatgacatttttttttcccttttccttttcaCCCAACATGGAACACATGAAAGAGTAATTACAGGGTTTACTTGGTATTTAAGGCTTGgccactttttattttataataaattCAGTAAGCTGAAAAGATCCTCCTAATCTTGTAATATCAATTTATATATACAACCACAAAGCCCCAGAATTAAGAAACATAGCAAAGAAAGGAACACTGATATCTAGAATCAGACAACAAGACTAGTTCTTAAGGATGGACACTAGTCCTAATGAAATAAAAGACAATAGCTAGCTAGATCCTAAGGATAGATAGGATCACTTGGTCTCAAGGGAAGAAGGGAGCAGTAAATGCACCATTATCCAGATATGGCAGCACAAATTTGTTGTCAAAACAAGACATTCGTTCATTTGGGTTCATTCCCTGCACGAACCATGCTTGTGCTTGCAGACCATTCATATCCACCTGCACAGCTTTATTATTCTCTATGCTCATTGCTCCAGCCATGGTTGTTGAGGTCCCAATCTGTGTTGGAGTCTGCTCAAGGACTTCGATCCTATAATTGATGGCCTTCATATTTTCATCTATCACATTTGTCAAATCAGTTATATCAAGCATGGTAAGATCATAAAGATCCTTACCTTTCAAGCATTCATACATAAGCATTGTCATCTCCTTCTTCCGGTTCTCCTTCTGAAGCCTCCTCAATTGATCCCTTACTTTTCCGATCCTTTGACTCAGATACTCCGCATGATTCTCCATCTTCTTGCTTTTTGCCATCTGAGGCAAGCTTTTGAAAAAATTAAGCACTTCTCTTGCACCCAATAGAGAGGGCCAAACTTCTGGCTGGGCTCCATTGGTA
This window encodes:
- the LOC122651037 gene encoding agamous-like MADS-box protein AGL80; this translates as MARKKIKLALIANVTARNNTFNKRKKGIMKKMSELSTLCGVKACGIIYGTNGAQPEVWPSLLGAREVLNFFKSLPQMAKSKKMENHAEYLSQRIGKVRDQLRRLQKENRKKEMTMLMYECLKGKDLYDLTMLDITDLTNVIDENMKAINYRIEVLEQTPTQIGTSTTMAGAMSIENNKAVQVDMNGLQAQAWFVQGMNPNERMSCFDNKFVLPYLDNGAFTAPFFP